Proteins from a single region of Sporosarcina sp. P33:
- a CDS encoding iron ABC transporter permease yields MTKLRFTLLASVLLAVLLASMTFGVMVGSVDITPSIIWEVLFTKMGLSAEATASKAQSIIIWEIRLPRIILAAIVGAALAISGAAIQALVRNPIADPYILGVSSGASVGATLVILLGAFSFLGTYALSVAAFFGAILAVVIVFLLARVNGRTSVIRLLLAGIAISMVFSAITNFMLMTSKQQGGIQAVIHWTLGSLAGAKWSTIGLPFFTFLLIFILLLFNYRQLNALLLGEELATTLGINLDRFRIFIILAVSLLTGVVVASSGSIGFVGLIVPHVVRMMVGSNYKLVLPISALMGAVFLVWADMAARVAIAPEEMPIGIVTAVCGGPFFIWMLRRRRYSFGDGE; encoded by the coding sequence ATGACTAAGCTGCGATTTACATTATTAGCAAGTGTATTGCTGGCAGTGTTGCTGGCTTCTATGACGTTTGGAGTGATGGTGGGCTCCGTTGATATTACGCCGAGTATTATTTGGGAAGTCCTTTTTACGAAAATGGGTTTATCCGCAGAAGCCACGGCTTCAAAAGCACAGAGCATTATTATATGGGAAATTCGTTTGCCGCGGATTATACTTGCCGCGATAGTCGGAGCAGCCTTAGCGATCAGCGGAGCGGCAATTCAGGCACTGGTAAGGAACCCTATTGCGGATCCATATATTTTAGGGGTGTCGTCCGGCGCATCAGTTGGTGCGACTTTGGTCATTTTGCTTGGTGCATTCAGCTTTTTAGGTACCTATGCGCTGTCTGTTGCCGCTTTTTTCGGCGCTATTCTGGCAGTTGTTATCGTGTTTTTATTGGCACGTGTCAACGGACGAACATCTGTTATTCGTCTTCTTCTGGCGGGAATTGCAATTTCAATGGTATTTTCGGCCATCACCAATTTTATGCTGATGACATCAAAACAGCAAGGCGGTATTCAAGCTGTCATACATTGGACGCTCGGCAGTCTGGCAGGCGCGAAGTGGTCAACCATTGGTTTGCCGTTCTTTACATTTCTGCTGATTTTTATACTGCTGCTATTCAATTACAGGCAGCTTAATGCGCTCCTTCTCGGTGAAGAACTGGCTACGACACTTGGCATAAATTTAGACCGTTTTCGGATTTTTATTATCCTGGCCGTTTCATTATTGACGGGTGTTGTAGTTGCCAGCAGCGGCAGCATTGGCTTTGTCGGGCTAATAGTACCGCATGTTGTGCGAATGATGGTCGGGTCTAACTATAAATTGGTGCTGCCGATCAGTGCATTAATGGGTGCAGTTTTCTTAGTATGGGCAGATATGGCAGCACGTGTTGCAATAGCGCCTGAAGAAATGCCTATTGGAATTGTAACTGCTGTATGCGGAGGCCCCTTCTTTATTTGGATGCTTAGACGCCGTCGATACTCTTTTGGGGATGGTGAATAA
- a CDS encoding CbiX/SirB N-terminal domain-containing protein yields MTTWNLTPMQRHVLICNGSTCMGAGAEEVTQQIRDEIRINRLDEKIHTSRTRCNGRCKDKCVVIDYPKGTWYSVQQEETARAIVHESVKEDSIIYSMEHGERKRGESRVKGINKYRKKRGPKKKAVLFVGHGSRLEAGNEEVRKFIDEMKGHVDPALLVETCFLEFASPNIEDGIQLCIEKGADEVHVIPIILLHAGHSKLHIPAEIEHAKEHFPDIHFTYGQTIGIHKEVIDILLTRLAEVGFDVNQKHEDTAILFIGRGSSDMDAKADFYKISSLLWEKLQVPIVENAFMGVATPTVQEGMERCIELGAKKVIMLPYFLFTGILMERMKKFAGQFRERHPQTQIEIAEYFGYHPNLRNVLLERMNQALDGTSTGMQDLENFRIYAEEHGYEHHHHH; encoded by the coding sequence ATGACTACTTGGAATTTAACGCCAATGCAGCGCCATGTGCTCATCTGCAACGGGTCTACTTGTATGGGAGCTGGAGCTGAAGAAGTCACACAACAGATCCGTGATGAAATCCGTATAAATCGTTTGGACGAAAAGATTCATACATCGCGTACACGCTGTAACGGCCGCTGTAAAGATAAATGTGTCGTCATTGATTATCCAAAAGGGACATGGTACTCCGTGCAGCAAGAAGAAACAGCACGTGCGATTGTCCATGAATCAGTGAAAGAAGATTCAATTATTTATTCAATGGAACACGGTGAACGAAAACGCGGTGAATCACGTGTTAAAGGAATCAATAAATATCGGAAAAAAAGAGGGCCGAAGAAAAAAGCGGTATTATTTGTCGGACACGGGAGCCGGCTGGAGGCGGGAAACGAAGAAGTCCGCAAATTTATCGACGAGATGAAAGGGCATGTTGACCCGGCTTTACTGGTAGAAACTTGCTTTCTCGAATTCGCATCGCCAAATATCGAAGATGGCATTCAATTATGCATTGAAAAAGGTGCAGATGAAGTTCATGTAATTCCCATTATCCTATTGCATGCAGGCCACTCAAAACTCCATATACCAGCAGAAATAGAACATGCTAAAGAGCATTTTCCGGATATTCACTTTACTTATGGCCAAACGATAGGTATTCATAAAGAAGTGATTGATATCTTACTGACAAGACTTGCTGAAGTAGGATTTGATGTGAATCAGAAGCATGAAGATACAGCTATTCTCTTTATTGGACGAGGCAGCAGTGATATGGACGCCAAGGCAGATTTTTATAAGATCAGCAGTTTGTTGTGGGAAAAACTGCAGGTGCCTATTGTTGAAAATGCCTTTATGGGAGTGGCGACACCGACCGTGCAAGAAGGAATGGAGCGCTGTATAGAATTAGGTGCGAAGAAAGTTATTATGCTGCCATACTTTTTATTCACGGGAATTTTAATGGAGCGAATGAAAAAATTTGCGGGACAGTTCAGAGAGAGGCATCCGCAAACGCAGATTGAAATTGCAGAGTACTTTGGCTATCATCCAAATTTGCGGAATGTCTTGCTGGAACGCATGAATCAAGCATTAGACGGCACTTCGACCGGTATGCAAGATTTAGAGAATTTTCGTATATACGCAGAAGAACATGGATATGAGCACCACCATCATCATTAA
- a CDS encoding ABC transporter ATP-binding protein, translating into MLQVKNISFSVLEKKILHDISFSLDQGKFIGVIGPNGSGKSTMLKIIYRYLQQTSGVVTLYEKDMDQMTQKKIAREMAVVSQETPVLFDFTVKDLVMMGRTPYKQWLAKDSKEDFAIVEESMKLADVLYLKDRTLGQLSGGEKKRVMLARALAQQAKILILDEPTNHLDIEHQLQLLDLVKELPITIIAALHDLNLASSYCDELLLIKDGVLHMKGTPEQVLTEENIQQVFRVQADISKNPFTQKLHLFFTQKI; encoded by the coding sequence ATGTTGCAAGTAAAAAATATTTCATTTTCAGTGCTTGAAAAGAAAATATTGCATGACATTTCCTTTTCGTTAGATCAAGGCAAGTTTATTGGCGTTATTGGCCCTAATGGCAGCGGAAAATCAACGATGTTAAAAATCATCTACCGCTATTTACAGCAAACAAGCGGAGTTGTGACGTTATACGAAAAAGACATGGACCAAATGACTCAAAAAAAGATCGCAAGAGAAATGGCTGTGGTGAGTCAGGAAACTCCTGTGCTCTTTGACTTTACCGTAAAAGATTTGGTCATGATGGGACGGACACCCTATAAACAATGGCTGGCAAAAGACAGTAAAGAAGACTTTGCTATTGTTGAGGAAAGCATGAAGCTCGCCGATGTGCTGTATTTAAAAGATCGAACACTCGGACAATTATCCGGCGGGGAAAAGAAGCGGGTGATGCTGGCACGCGCGCTCGCTCAGCAGGCAAAAATATTGATTTTAGATGAGCCGACTAATCATTTGGATATCGAACATCAGCTTCAGTTGCTGGATTTGGTGAAAGAGCTGCCCATTACGATTATAGCGGCATTGCATGATTTGAATTTAGCGTCCAGCTATTGTGATGAATTACTCTTAATAAAAGATGGGGTTCTGCATATGAAAGGAACTCCAGAACAGGTGCTGACAGAGGAAAACATACAGCAAGTTTTCCGTGTACAGGCCGACATTTCAAAGAATCCATTTACACAAAAACTGCATTTATTTTTCACACAGAAAATCTAA
- a CDS encoding urease subunit gamma, with product MQLLPREIDKLMIVVAADVARRRKERGLKLNHPEAMALITYEVMEGARDGKTVAELMAYGATILSREDVMDGIPEMIDDIQVEATFPDGTKLVTVHKPIR from the coding sequence ATGCAATTACTACCGCGTGAAATTGATAAATTAATGATTGTTGTGGCTGCTGATGTAGCCAGAAGACGTAAAGAGCGGGGTCTTAAATTAAATCACCCGGAAGCAATGGCGCTAATTACATACGAAGTGATGGAAGGTGCCAGAGACGGCAAGACAGTTGCAGAACTTATGGCGTACGGGGCAACGATCCTATCTCGTGAAGACGTAATGGATGGCATTCCCGAAATGATTGACGATATTCAAGTAGAAGCAACATTCCCCGACGGGACGAAATTAGTTACAGTTCATAAACCGATACGATAG
- a CDS encoding cobyric acid synthase, translated as MKAIMIQGTASDVGKSVLCTALCRILANDGYRIAPFKSQNMALNSYVTQDGGEIGRAQGVQAEAAKISATTDMNPILLKPTGNMVSEVILHGKPFAHMDAVSYRENFVEQVMPEVRKSLRRLEAQYDVLILEGAGSPAEINLKRRDIANMRMAHETDAAVILVADIERGGVFASIVGTLMLLDDEERARVKGIVINKFRGMKELLDSGIDWLEEYTGIQVLGVIPYFDVQIEAEDSMALSSLRLKKPQHQEFDIDVAVIRFPLISNFTDLDPLFEEPGVGVRFVSSAKDLKNPDVIILPGTKNTIEDYRWLQESGLAQAILQQSQKGKKIVGICGGYQMLGGSIIDKRMPENKSAVYSALDILPIETVLANENEITQIKGTNYAGQEMNGFVLHLGRSTPFQPVRSFICMEDGSQDGVYTEQVIGTYLHGVFQNRPFTRMYFNQIRAAKGLAEVTGDIHSDDERREQAYEMLDYHVRKHLDMNKIYELLGASKQQNDDRKH; from the coding sequence ATGAAAGCCATTATGATCCAAGGCACCGCGTCGGATGTGGGGAAAAGTGTTTTATGCACTGCGCTCTGCCGTATTTTAGCTAACGACGGGTACCGGATTGCGCCATTTAAATCACAGAATATGGCGCTGAACTCCTATGTCACCCAAGATGGCGGAGAAATCGGGCGGGCGCAGGGCGTTCAGGCGGAAGCCGCAAAAATAAGCGCCACTACCGATATGAATCCTATTTTATTGAAACCAACGGGGAATATGGTGTCGGAAGTCATTTTACATGGCAAACCATTTGCTCATATGGACGCAGTTTCGTACCGCGAAAATTTTGTTGAGCAAGTAATGCCGGAAGTGCGGAAGTCGCTGCGGCGTTTAGAAGCACAATATGATGTGCTGATACTGGAAGGTGCGGGAAGCCCGGCTGAAATTAATTTGAAACGCCGGGATATTGCCAATATGCGAATGGCTCATGAGACAGATGCGGCCGTTATTTTAGTGGCGGATATTGAACGTGGGGGAGTATTCGCGTCAATTGTCGGCACTTTGATGCTGCTTGATGATGAAGAGCGTGCGCGTGTAAAAGGGATTGTCATTAATAAATTCCGCGGCATGAAGGAACTGCTCGACAGCGGCATCGATTGGCTGGAAGAGTATACAGGCATTCAAGTGCTCGGTGTCATTCCGTATTTCGATGTGCAAATAGAAGCCGAGGATTCGATGGCGCTGTCGAGCCTTCGCTTAAAGAAACCTCAGCATCAGGAATTTGATATTGACGTTGCTGTCATTCGTTTCCCTTTGATTTCTAATTTCACAGATTTGGATCCATTATTTGAAGAGCCTGGCGTAGGTGTGCGCTTTGTTTCTTCCGCAAAAGATTTGAAGAATCCAGATGTCATCATTCTGCCCGGAACGAAGAATACCATTGAAGATTATAGATGGCTGCAGGAATCAGGCTTGGCCCAAGCGATCTTACAGCAGTCACAAAAAGGAAAGAAAATAGTCGGGATTTGCGGCGGCTACCAAATGCTTGGCGGATCAATAATAGACAAGCGGATGCCTGAAAACAAAAGCGCGGTGTATTCCGCACTGGACATCCTGCCGATTGAAACCGTGCTGGCCAATGAGAATGAAATAACACAAATTAAAGGAACGAACTATGCGGGTCAGGAGATGAACGGATTTGTATTACATCTGGGTCGCAGTACGCCCTTCCAACCGGTCCGCAGCTTTATCTGCATGGAAGACGGCAGCCAAGATGGCGTGTATACAGAGCAAGTGATAGGTACATATTTACACGGAGTTTTTCAAAATCGTCCGTTTACCCGAATGTATTTCAATCAAATTCGCGCGGCCAAAGGCTTGGCAGAAGTCACAGGCGACATTCATTCAGACGATGAACGGCGAGAGCAGGCGTATGAAATGCTGGATTATCACGTGCGCAAACATCTGGATATGAATAAAATCTATGAGTTACTGGGCGCATCAAAGCAGCAAAATGATGATAGAAAGCATTGA
- the ureC gene encoding urease subunit alpha, with amino-acid sequence MSFKMDREQYAQMYGPTTGDSVRLADTDLFIQIEKDYTKYGEEVVFGGGKVIRDGMGQHPLITREEDERVPDTVITNVVVLDYTGIYKADLAIRDGKISGIGKAGNPLVQDKVDIIIGASTEVISGEGKIITAGAIDTHVHFINPAQVDVALTAGTTTLIGGGAGPGDGSRATTATPGAWHLHSMLKALEGQPINIGLTGKGHAAASGPLAEQILAGAIGLKVHEDWGATPSVLDHALRVADEYDVQIALHADTLNEAGFFEDTMKAIDGRVIHMYHTEGAGGGHAPDLIKSAGMMNVLPASTNPTLPYTINTIDEHLDMVMVAHNLNPSVPEDIAFADSRIRNETIAAEDILQDLGIFSMTSSDSQAMGRIGEVALRTWQVAHKMKKQLGIMEGDSEYSDNNRVKRYIAKYTINPAITHGISEYIGSIEVGKMADLVLWDPKFFGVKPEMILKNGMAVFSLMGDANATIPTPQPMIYRPMYAALGKALSQSSITFVSQIAYDQGIKEKLGLEKIVLPVRNIRGLTKKDMKLNTATPDIDVDPQTYEVRIDGKLITCDPIDEVPMGQRYFLF; translated from the coding sequence ATGAGTTTTAAAATGGATAGGGAACAATATGCTCAAATGTACGGACCGACAACCGGTGACTCCGTCAGACTTGCAGATACCGATCTGTTCATCCAAATCGAAAAAGACTATACAAAATATGGAGAAGAAGTAGTTTTTGGCGGCGGAAAAGTCATCCGTGACGGAATGGGACAGCATCCGCTGATCACACGGGAAGAAGACGAACGGGTCCCTGATACGGTTATTACAAATGTGGTAGTGCTTGACTATACAGGTATTTATAAAGCGGACTTGGCAATCCGGGACGGTAAAATTTCGGGCATCGGAAAAGCAGGTAACCCGCTTGTACAAGACAAAGTAGACATTATTATAGGAGCATCCACAGAAGTGATCTCGGGCGAAGGTAAAATCATTACCGCGGGCGCGATTGATACACACGTGCACTTCATCAATCCGGCGCAAGTGGATGTCGCACTTACAGCGGGAACGACGACACTGATTGGCGGCGGCGCGGGACCGGGTGACGGCTCCAGAGCAACGACTGCCACACCGGGTGCCTGGCATCTTCATTCCATGCTGAAAGCTTTGGAAGGGCAGCCGATTAATATCGGTTTGACAGGGAAAGGACATGCTGCAGCGAGCGGTCCTTTAGCGGAACAAATACTTGCCGGTGCTATTGGTTTGAAAGTCCATGAAGATTGGGGCGCAACGCCGTCAGTTCTCGATCATGCACTGCGGGTTGCTGATGAATACGATGTGCAGATTGCGCTTCACGCGGATACGTTAAACGAAGCCGGATTTTTTGAAGATACGATGAAAGCAATTGATGGCCGCGTTATCCATATGTACCATACGGAAGGCGCAGGCGGCGGGCACGCGCCGGATCTGATTAAATCCGCAGGCATGATGAATGTGCTGCCAGCCTCCACCAATCCGACATTACCTTATACAATCAACACTATCGATGAGCATTTGGATATGGTGATGGTTGCCCATAACTTAAATCCATCTGTGCCGGAAGATATCGCATTTGCGGATTCACGCATCCGCAACGAAACGATAGCAGCGGAAGACATTCTGCAGGACCTGGGCATCTTCAGTATGACAAGCTCAGATTCACAGGCAATGGGCCGTATAGGTGAAGTGGCACTTCGTACATGGCAAGTAGCCCATAAAATGAAAAAACAGCTTGGGATTATGGAAGGTGACAGTGAGTATTCGGATAATAACCGGGTGAAGCGCTATATCGCCAAATATACGATTAACCCTGCCATTACTCACGGAATATCCGAGTATATCGGTTCAATTGAAGTCGGAAAAATGGCGGACCTTGTTCTTTGGGATCCGAAATTCTTTGGTGTCAAACCGGAAATGATTTTGAAAAATGGAATGGCTGTCTTTAGCTTAATGGGGGATGCCAATGCGACGATTCCGACACCGCAGCCGATGATTTACCGTCCGATGTACGCAGCACTCGGAAAGGCGCTGTCGCAGAGTTCCATTACATTCGTTTCTCAGATTGCATACGACCAAGGAATAAAAGAAAAGCTTGGACTTGAAAAAATAGTGCTTCCTGTGCGCAATATACGCGGTCTTACGAAGAAAGACATGAAATTAAATACAGCCACTCCGGATATTGATGTAGATCCGCAGACGTATGAAGTGAGAATCGACGGAAAGCTCATCACATGTGATCCGATTGATGAAGTGCCAATGGGGCAACGCTATTTCTTATTTTGA
- a CDS encoding urease subunit beta, which translates to MIPGEYILKDEPIICNEGAESIDVQVVNHGDRPIQVGSHYHFYEVNLALKFNREVTYGKRLNIPAGAAVRFEPGDEKEVQLIDYAGKREVYGFHNKVDGPLEGGDAK; encoded by the coding sequence ATGATACCAGGCGAATATATTTTGAAAGATGAACCGATAATTTGTAATGAAGGCGCAGAAAGTATAGATGTACAAGTTGTAAATCATGGCGACAGACCTATCCAGGTCGGTTCTCATTATCACTTTTATGAAGTAAATCTTGCATTAAAGTTTAATCGGGAAGTGACATACGGCAAGCGTTTAAATATACCTGCGGGTGCTGCTGTCCGTTTTGAACCGGGTGATGAGAAAGAAGTGCAGCTGATTGATTATGCTGGAAAAAGAGAAGTATACGGATTTCATAATAAAGTAGACGGACCATTGGAAGGCGGGGATGCGAAATGA
- the ureG gene encoding urease accessory protein UreG yields the protein MGPIKIGVGGPVGAGKTMLVEKITRALEGEVSMAVITNDIYTKEDAKFLVANGILPEDRIVGVETGGCPHTAIREDASMNFAAINELKEKHPDLELIFVESGGDNLAATFSPELVDFSIYIIDVAQGEKIPRKGGQGMIKSDLFIINKTDLAPYVGASLEVMESDTKVFRGNKPFFFTNLKDDDGLDEVVEWIRKHALLKGLGQDV from the coding sequence ATGGGACCAATTAAAATAGGTGTCGGCGGACCAGTCGGCGCAGGTAAAACAATGCTTGTCGAAAAGATTACCCGTGCTTTAGAGGGTGAAGTCAGTATGGCAGTTATCACCAACGACATTTATACGAAAGAAGATGCCAAGTTTTTAGTTGCGAACGGTATTCTTCCTGAAGACCGCATCGTCGGGGTGGAGACAGGGGGCTGTCCGCATACAGCTATTCGTGAAGATGCATCAATGAACTTTGCAGCGATCAATGAATTAAAAGAAAAGCATCCCGATCTTGAGCTGATTTTTGTAGAAAGCGGCGGCGACAATCTGGCAGCTACGTTCAGTCCGGAACTCGTAGACTTTTCCATTTATATAATCGACGTGGCACAGGGAGAGAAAATCCCGCGTAAGGGCGGACAAGGGATGATTAAATCTGACCTGTTCATTATTAATAAAACTGATTTGGCGCCATATGTCGGGGCAAGCCTTGAGGTAATGGAATCTGACACAAAAGTATTCAGAGGCAATAAACCATTCTTTTTCACCAATTTAAAAGACGATGACGGACTGGATGAAGTGGTGGAATGGATCAGGAAACATGCTTTATTAAAAGGGCTGGGACAAGATGTCTGA
- the ureE gene encoding urease accessory protein UreE, with product MIVEEVLLNVKDLEPGEYEKRHKEKVYLESAHLMKRIQRVETDHGREIGIRLKNPRDLEAGDVLFMDDKNIIFIDVLSDDLLIISPRSMLEMGTIAHQLGNRHLPAQFEDQDMLVQYDYLVEELLQEMGIPFKREERKVAKAFRHIGHSHD from the coding sequence ATGATAGTAGAAGAAGTCTTACTGAACGTAAAAGATTTAGAACCAGGTGAATATGAAAAGCGCCATAAAGAGAAAGTGTACCTGGAAAGTGCGCATTTAATGAAAAGAATTCAGCGCGTGGAAACAGATCATGGACGTGAAATCGGCATCCGTTTAAAAAATCCGCGTGATTTGGAAGCTGGCGACGTTCTTTTTATGGATGATAAAAATATCATCTTCATTGACGTGCTATCTGATGATTTACTAATCATCAGCCCTCGCTCGATGCTTGAAATGGGAACGATTGCACATCAGCTTGGAAACCGGCATTTGCCTGCGCAGTTTGAGGATCAGGACATGCTCGTACAGTATGATTATTTAGTGGAGGAATTGCTGCAGGAAATGGGCATTCCATTCAAGCGGGAAGAACGAAAAGTTGCAAAGGCTTTCCGCCATATCGGGCATAGCCATGACTAA
- a CDS encoding class I SAM-dependent methyltransferase, which translates to MKESPLKIDFEKLWKEGMLDWHGNMPERMVDDELEEDFWAQSMKKKTYKQTDDYAERIYEKMKPYIPEDASCLEIGPGWGNYTFPLSEDVKSLTLVDGSESVLAYLRQYYESDAPVQFVNSKWEEVQVEPHDIVVGVNCFYRMYELKTALKKMNALAQKRAIIGLTTGPIQPHYVVLDKQYGYEIKYPRRDYIAILNILYQLGIYANCEMVKLERTYRYNTLEQLYETQSKKILSPQFEMAHVKSSLEPFIAMEDGQYVYRHPFYAAIITWEPSNSHD; encoded by the coding sequence ATGAAGGAATCCCCTTTAAAAATCGATTTTGAGAAACTCTGGAAAGAAGGCATGCTGGATTGGCACGGTAATATGCCCGAGCGTATGGTGGACGATGAGCTCGAAGAAGATTTTTGGGCGCAGTCCATGAAGAAAAAAACATATAAACAAACAGACGACTATGCAGAAAGAATCTATGAAAAAATGAAACCGTATATACCAGAGGATGCAAGCTGCCTGGAAATCGGACCGGGATGGGGAAATTATACATTTCCATTAAGTGAAGACGTAAAAAGTCTGACACTTGTAGACGGTTCCGAAAGTGTGCTTGCTTATTTAAGACAATACTATGAGAGCGATGCGCCGGTTCAGTTTGTTAACAGTAAATGGGAAGAAGTGCAGGTTGAGCCGCATGATATCGTTGTCGGAGTAAACTGCTTTTACCGTATGTATGAACTGAAGACGGCACTGAAGAAAATGAACGCACTTGCGCAAAAACGTGCCATCATCGGCTTAACGACGGGCCCAATCCAACCGCATTATGTTGTCTTAGATAAGCAGTATGGCTATGAAATAAAATACCCGCGCCGCGATTATATTGCCATTCTCAATATACTGTACCAATTAGGCATTTACGCAAATTGTGAAATGGTCAAGCTGGAGCGTACATACCGTTACAATACATTGGAACAACTTTATGAAACACAGAGCAAAAAAATCTTGTCACCACAGTTTGAAATGGCACATGTGAAAAGCTCACTTGAACCTTTTATTGCGATGGAAGATGGCCAATACGTGTACCGTCATCCATTTTATGCGGCGATCATTACTTGGGAGCCTTCGAATTCACATGACTAA
- a CDS encoding ABC transporter substrate-binding protein, with product MNKKLIVACMFFSTLLLLAACSNKATGNETEKDAAKSGQTEQDEKIIIDNNDFVIEYDKAPSRAISLNQHVTEIMLALGLEDSMVGTAYLDDKIYKPLQETYEKVPVLAEQYPSKEQVIEAEADFLYAGWSSAFTEKSIAAREELKELGIDSYLQMSSTKVAPTLEDIYTDIRNIAKIFRIEDRGEELVSQMNQDIEEITAKLPEVKEPLEVLVFDSGDTEVFTATQNFMNTLVTMAGGRNVFGDVEGNWATVSKEDAVERQPEVIVVIDYGSTTVEQKINFLKSDPALSETPAVQNEKFVTLPLSAASEGIRAAEAVEILAKGFYPDAY from the coding sequence ATGAACAAGAAATTAATCGTAGCATGTATGTTTTTCAGTACATTACTTTTACTGGCGGCATGTTCAAACAAAGCGACAGGAAATGAAACAGAGAAGGACGCTGCGAAAAGCGGACAAACAGAACAGGATGAAAAAATTATTATTGATAACAATGACTTTGTCATTGAATACGATAAGGCGCCCAGTCGTGCAATTTCATTAAACCAGCATGTAACAGAAATCATGCTTGCGCTCGGTTTGGAAGATTCAATGGTTGGTACAGCTTATTTGGACGACAAGATCTACAAACCATTACAGGAAACATATGAGAAAGTCCCCGTATTGGCGGAACAATATCCATCCAAAGAGCAAGTGATTGAAGCGGAAGCAGACTTTCTGTATGCCGGCTGGTCAAGTGCATTTACTGAAAAATCCATTGCCGCACGTGAAGAGCTAAAAGAGCTAGGCATCGACAGCTATTTACAGATGTCATCTACTAAAGTAGCGCCAACTTTAGAAGACATCTATACAGATATACGAAATATCGCAAAGATTTTCCGGATAGAAGATCGCGGGGAAGAGCTAGTAAGCCAAATGAATCAGGACATTGAAGAGATTACAGCTAAACTGCCTGAAGTAAAAGAGCCGCTGGAAGTTTTAGTATTTGATAGTGGTGATACGGAAGTCTTCACGGCGACACAGAACTTCATGAATACACTGGTTACGATGGCGGGAGGCCGCAATGTGTTTGGAGATGTGGAGGGGAACTGGGCTACCGTTTCAAAAGAAGATGCAGTGGAGCGACAGCCCGAAGTAATTGTTGTAATTGATTACGGTTCAACTACAGTAGAGCAGAAAATAAACTTCCTCAAATCAGATCCGGCATTAAGTGAAACACCTGCCGTACAAAATGAAAAGTTTGTCACTTTGCCATTATCGGCGGCTTCTGAAGGTATTCGTGCAGCAGAAGCAGTTGAAATACTAGCAAAAGGCTTCTACCCGGACGCTTATTAA
- a CDS encoding urease accessory protein UreF, protein MTNHALSLFQLCDSNFPVGSFSQSFGLETYIQKDIVTDADTFSDWLNVYVHEQLAYADGLAVRIAYDALDMDELDEIWELDRLLTVQNLARESRDGTQRMGDRMLDIAQSIYEIPMLSVYAQKIRDKEAFGHPAIVFTMVGHHLQAEKRTTILYYLYSTVVSLVQNAVRAIPLGQTAGQKIIYSFQQQLQQATDKIMELDEEEFGVVSPGLELSQMQHERVGIRIFSS, encoded by the coding sequence ATGACTAATCATGCACTGTCCTTGTTCCAATTATGCGATTCCAATTTTCCGGTAGGATCATTCAGCCAATCATTCGGTCTGGAAACATATATTCAAAAAGACATAGTCACAGACGCTGATACGTTTTCCGACTGGCTGAATGTCTATGTGCATGAGCAGCTCGCCTACGCGGATGGATTGGCTGTTAGAATCGCTTATGATGCACTTGATATGGATGAACTTGATGAGATTTGGGAATTGGATCGTCTATTGACTGTGCAGAATCTGGCCCGTGAATCACGTGACGGCACACAGCGTATGGGTGACAGGATGCTGGACATTGCGCAATCTATTTACGAAATACCGATGCTGTCTGTCTACGCGCAGAAAATACGTGATAAAGAAGCTTTTGGCCATCCCGCTATAGTTTTTACGATGGTGGGACATCATTTGCAAGCAGAAAAGAGAACGACGATTTTATATTATTTGTATTCGACTGTCGTCAGTCTCGTACAAAATGCCGTGCGGGCCATTCCTCTTGGACAAACGGCAGGTCAAAAAATTATTTATTCATTTCAGCAGCAGCTCCAGCAAGCGACAGACAAAATTATGGAGCTGGATGAAGAAGAGTTCGGTGTCGTATCGCCAGGACTTGAACTTTCACAAATGCAGCACGAACGTGTTGGCATACGTATTTTCAGTTCGTGA